The window GCTCAGAAGCCGGTCGTGTCCAGTACCAGCCCCAACGGCGCGGGCAGGTGCAGCGAGGTACCGAACGGATGGGGCCCTTCCACCCGGGTGTAGCCGAGCCGGCCCGGCTGCGAGAACAGCGTGCAGGTGCGTTCCTGACGGTCGACCAGGAGGTAGACCGGGGCCCCGAACTGCGAGTAACGACGCCGCTTGGCGGTCCGGTCGGTCTCACCGTTCGACGGCGACGTCACTTCGACGACCAGCACGGTCTGATCCGGCAGGAGCGCGCCCTCCGTCTTCGCCAGTTCGGCGGGTACGACCGCGAGGTCCGGTACGTAGAAGTTCTGCGTCCCGGGCAGGTCGAGGTTCCCGGAACCGGCGCGGAGGCCGAGTTCGCGCATCCGGGGCCCGATCTGCTCGCGGATCAGGTCGACGGCGGTCTCGTGGGCCCAGGACGGTGACACAGGGGTGATGACTCCCTCGACGATCTCGACGCGCTCACCCGCGATGTGCTGGATCGCGTACTTCAGGGCCTGCTCCGGATTCGGCACCCGGCTGTAGTCACCCGGACCGGCATGCGCGGTGCTCACGTGCTGCTCTCCTGTTCGGATCTCAATCCCCTACGGAACAGTGACAGTTGGTCGCTTCCTCGGTGGCCAGGCCGACACGGCCGAAGCGCTGAGCGAGCCCCGGCCCGCAGAGGCACAGGAGGAGCCGAGGCACTCAGTAACGTTACTAGGAGACACCGCCCGGCGTCGGCGGCGCTCCCGGGACCAGACGGCCCCCAGGGCCCGGAGGGGGTGTTCGACCGTGGTCGGGCGGCCCTCCTCCCGGGCGGGTCGGCCGGGTTAAGCTCACCGTCGTACGCATGCCACA of the Kitasatospora sp. NBC_01246 genome contains:
- a CDS encoding Uma2 family endonuclease — translated: MSTAHAGPGDYSRVPNPEQALKYAIQHIAGERVEIVEGVITPVSPSWAHETAVDLIREQIGPRMRELGLRAGSGNLDLPGTQNFYVPDLAVVPAELAKTEGALLPDQTVLVVEVTSPSNGETDRTAKRRRYSQFGAPVYLLVDRQERTCTLFSQPGRLGYTRVEGPHPFGTSLHLPAPLGLVLDTTGF